Genomic window (Alnus glutinosa chromosome 9, dhAlnGlut1.1, whole genome shotgun sequence):
aaataatgaaaaatctcTTGTCCTCTTCCTTCTTATGCTCTTCAAGACTTCAACACCTGCAAATCAGCCAAACCTcaaaactaacattttttttaggggtaattaccttttccccccatgaactaccggccagtgtcattttgcccccacgaactaccccttcgaccaaaatagagcatccaactaccaatttgacaccgtttgcccccttccgtcagtcagacccGTTATGTCCGACGGTCAACTGCTCACGTGCATGTCAAGTGCCGTCTACCCCATTTTTATTCCGAAAATGCCCTCCGGTACGATTAAAGGCGAGAATACCCTTATTAGCGTGGAATACCTCAAATGCCCTtgaattttgtttcattctACCCTAATCTGCGCCGCACACTTCACTATTTTCGGATTCAAACCACACTTCACTTTGAACACTGAAAACCCTAGAACTCAATCCTCATGCAATCTTCAAACATCAAAATCAGCCTATAACAACTACCAATCTGCTACAAGTAACTCTGTTTGTTGGAGATTTTCGGAATTGTAagtactttttatttaatttgtttgttttcattgtCTCTGATCAATGACCTGTTGCTTTGTTattgttgatttctttttgttgttatttgttGGTAGTACCCGATAGATTTGCTACTTGGGatttggttttatttgtttaggGTTTCCTCTTTGCCTTAAGTGGTCCCGCAGTGGTCGGCCCTTTGTCGGTcagtggttcttttttttttttttttgttcggaAGTGGCCCCCTTTGTTACTTTGTTCCCCTTTGTGTGTTAAAGTTCACCAATTTTCCCCTGAAGTGGTCCCCTTTGTTCCCCATTtgtttgttgtgtgtgttttgaaattgtttaaggtttttttttttcgatgaataaaaACTTTATAAAGCACAATCTCAACATCCAACAAACACTCCAGTGAAGACTGGAAGCACTCCTGCACTACTCCTCAACGAAACACAACTAATAAAGCAACAAGCTACTACACACAACCAAAACAACAGAACAGAAAACAAACACTGCAGCAACCACAAACACCAGAATCAAATATCAAAACCAGAAAACCTCCGGGAACTTCATCTAGTACATCCGAATTATTGAAATATAACTAAAGATATTAATCATTTGACTCTACAAATTACAATTTatgtaaaatgtaaaataatttcatatgtagggtttatatatacttttgaattaattgaattaataaatactgttataaaaatatgtgaaaatagGCTCTGCCCTATCAATCTTGACAGGGCAACGATCATCATACtttatttatcatttaatttactTTGGTATTTCATACATTACATATTTGATTTAGCGCATCTTAGGGTGCATCTTAGGGTGCATCTTAGGGTGCATCACAATACTCAAGAGTCTcgttatattttcaaattttcttagaaaaaatttatcaatAGAAAACATTCAGAAAACATAaagttttaaaatcgcattatCAAAACCATCTTCTACTTAGTGACTAAAGCATCCCTACAAGCCAACCAACAAATAAATGAATGCCGAGGAATGGCTAAAGAAAACCAAACCAAATTCAGTGTTGGTTAAAATAATTGATCATCTACAACAGCCAAAGCATAAAATTTCATGCATTGGAGAAACTACTGTAAATATAACTATCTACAACAGCCCAACCTTCTTTTTTACCAAGgttctttttcttcaacaatTCATGTGCCTGAAAGAGCAACAAATATGCAAATTCTTAAATGGACAATCTAGCACTCATGaacttcaaaatcaaaactGCATTTAAATTGAACAGGAAGACATTACCATGTTTATCCAGTTCAAATAAGATATTAGCAAGCCTCAGCATAaaccaaataatatatatatatatatatatatatatatagagagagagagagagagagagagagttctttAAAGGAGCGACACTGTTCAAAATctgaaaattcaacaaaaacataataAGCATTCTATTTGTACCAAATGCAGTAAGTTGAGGAAAACACAAGACAAAGACTCATATGCCTTGAAAAACCAAGTAAACGCAAATCCCCTCAGGCTCATCCAACACAAGCACTAGGCATAGGCATATAGGATCATACATGCAAATATTTGCCTTCACTgaagtgtatgtgtgtgtgttcttgTGGCTTCACTTGGCATTAGAGAAAGTACTATTTTCCGAATAATTTCAAGTCACTAATCAACAAAGTAGTTTGACTTCATTGTTCAGAAGTGACCGTGAAACTCTTTGTTAAAAAGTTTATGACCTATAAACTTCTAAGTtttcgaaataaaatttaaaatttaaaactcaattCAGTGTTTGTATGTTTTATGTGCAGTGTCAATCAATCCTATCACTTGAACAATGGCAAACAACGATGTCATTTTTAGGGTTCATTACGGGGGCCGGTTTGATCGGCGATACAAATGCACCTATGTTGGAGGGCAAATAGGGTTGTATGAAGAGTCGTATGACCTAgattgtttgtctttttttgagATCGAAAGAGTAGCTGGAAAATTTGGATACGAACCAGGTGACCTGGTGTACTATCGAATACCCGGAAGAGAATTAGATGATGGGTTGGTTTTATTAACATCTGATGAGGATGTCTCCAGAATGGCCGATGTCTTATTAGGCCATACACTTGTATTACTGTACACGGTGTCTTTTGCAGATGCTGGTGCTGAAGTAGGGGCAAATGAGGGTGAGGGTAAGGGTGAAGATATTGTGGAAAGTGGTAATGAGGAAAGGAGGTTGAAGGTTGTAAATGATCCATACTGGCATGCATTGATGAGTGACGATGACGATGCATGGGATGGGGCTGATGAACCAGAAGCTGGTGGTTCAAAACGTGATGATGATTATAGTCCTCATTTTGATGATGAGGGTGATACTGATGAGGAGGATGGTGGTCATGGGGAGGGTAGCCATGAAAAGGCAGCTGATGTTGGTGGTTTAAGTGGTTCGGCTACTATGTTggatgatgaggaagaggatgagGTATCCTCTAACTTAGCTAGAAGTGATATCCTCATAACTCCCCCTAAAAGTGATGAGGAGTATGAGGCGAGTAGTTGGCCTAAGTGTGTTACTAGGGTTTCCCAGTTTCAGGATGTGGACATGGAAGACCCACATTTGGATGTTGGCATGTCATTTGAATCTGctgctcaattcaggaaagctgTGAGAGAATACAATTTGTTTAGGGGTAAGGATGTTGTGTTCACAAAAAATGATGGGGATCGGGTTATTGGAGTTTGTAAGAGTAGGCCCAAGGGTTGTCCTTGGAGAGTTTATGGTTCACTGGTTACGGGTGAGAGAACTTTTATGCTTAAGTCACTGAACCCTAAACACCAGTGTACACGATGTTACAAGTCTTCGATTGTAACGTCTAGATGGATTGCAGACAGAATGACCCACAAATTTAGGACATAGCCAAACTATCCAATTGCAGCTCTCTTTGAtgatgtaaaaaggaaatggaaTGTGGATGTTACTCCTAGACAACTGTACAGGGCCAGGGTTAAGGCGAAAGAACAGGTAGAAGGTAAGCACAAGGAACAGTACAAGCGGCTATGGGATTATTGTGCAACAGTAAGACAAATGAATAGAGGGAGTACACTGTTGATGAAAGTTGAAAGGCCTACGTTAGACGTCCCACCTACTTTTCAAAGGTTGTATATGTCTTTGGCAGCATGCAAGGAGGGTTTTAAAAGGGCTTGTAGGCCCGTGATAGGTGTTGACGGCTGTTTCCTTAAGGGACATTTCGGGGGGCAATTGTTGGTTGCTGTGGGAAGAGATCCAAACGACAATATTTATCCGATTGCACTGGCTGTGGTTGAAGCTGAAACCAAGGATAGTTGGTCCTGGTTTCTAGAGACTCTAGTGGGGGACCTTGGTCCAAATGGCTGTACTGGGTGGACATTCATTTCTGACAGACAGAAggtatattaaaatattgtctTTTCATACATTTTCACTTGTGCATTTACTTTCATTGACTCAaatctctctttatttatttttaatttgtcttCTATTGTTCTTTGCCTAGGGGTTGATACCAAGCTTCGAGGAGGTCCTACCAAGTGCACCGCATCGCATATGTATCCGACACTTATATGCAAACTTTAGGGGTGATGGGCACAAAGGATTGGTGCTAAAAGACAAGCTGTGGAAAGCAGCTGCTGCATATAATTTTTATGGGTATCAAAGGGAAATGGAGGCGCTGAGGAAATTGAGTCCAGCTGCCCATGCTTATTTGGAGAAGATTGACCCCCGTACCTGGGCTAGGGCTTTCTTTGACACCACCCCAAAGTGCGACTTGATCATGAACAACTTATGCGAGTGCTTCAACTCGTACATCATCCATGCCCGAGACAAGCCAATCATTACCATGCtggagatgattaggaagaaGTTGATGATGCGATACCAGAAGAAGAGGCAAGGAATAAGGGAGTATGTCGGGGAATGGTGCCCGAAGATATTGGCAAAGTTAGACCAATGTGGAAAGGATGCTGCGGAATGTACTTCAACTTATGCTGGGGATGGAATCTATGAAGTGTTGTGCAGTTATGGCACATTTGTGGTTAGCTTGACGGACCGTGTTTGTGGGTGCAGGCAGTGGGATATGACTGGCATTCCATGCCCACATGCCATCTCAGCCATTTTATATCATTCTGCCAAACCTGAACAGTACCTGCATCCGTATTACAGTGTTGAGAATTACAAAATGGCTTATGACCCAATGATATACCCAGTGCCAAGTGAGGACCAATGGGTCAGAACCGGGCAAGATGAGGTTCACCCACCCGTTATTAGAGCTACCCCAGGCCGGCCCAAGAAGCTCCGGAGAAGGGGTCCAGATGAGCCAAGAAACCCACATTGCATGAGGAAGGGTGGTGTAAGCATGAGATGCTCGAAGTGCAGGACAGTTGGCCATAATGCTAGGACTTGCCCTAGGAGGAAGAGGAAGTCCACTCCAAGCACTGCAACAGAGTTGAACTTAGATGATGTAAGTACATATATCTTAAAtaccactttttatttttttataacaaaagacaattgccaactttgttaataattttcctAACCTTGGTTGTTTTGTGTCGCAGATTCCTTCTCACCCAATTGCTGATGATTCACAGCCTACGGAATCATCTACAGCTGCACAACCTGTTTCACAGCCCAAAAAGAGAGTTCCACCTACTACTGTTGATGTAGGTATCAGTAACATTTgttattacaaatatatatgtgtTATTTCTAATGACGATATTACATATGTAGCCTACTTCAACGAAAAGGAGTAAGACAATGGCTCCCTCAATGCATACTCGGGCATCACAAAGAGCAAATTCCACAGCTGTAAGTAAATACAGCTTTCCACCCTATACTTTATATGTAAATAGACTTTGAATTACTAATAAGAGTGTGTTGCACAGGCAAAATCTGTTGCTGCAAGGCCTATTAGGAGGTCTGGTAGGTTGATGGCAGCATTTAAGGAGCCCGATCCCAACAAAGAGATACCCACTATTGACCTAACATGTGATGATTCACAACCAGCAGTATGCACTCGGGAACCGGCCAGGGCACTCGGAGTTGTCATTCGAGAACCAGTAAGGAAGCCAGCAAGAGTGGTGGTACCAACAGTGGAGAAGGGTATACGAAGAATGGAAgctaaaaacaaagggaaaaaaccAATATGGCAGCCTTGATGTGTTTTTATAAACTGTTGTTGGAAATATGATAGTCGACTATGTTGGTTTGTAGTTGGAAATATGATAGTCGACTATGTTGGTTTGTAGTTGGAAACTGTGTTTCGTTTGTTGTTGATAGGAACAGTTTCTTGATGTTGTAGTGGGAAATATGGACTATGTTGGTTtgatgttgttggaaacaacttgtTTAGGTTTGAAGGAAAATATGCAGGAACAATACTATGTTTTCTGATTTGTATGTTGGAACCTATTTGTTCAGGTTCCA
Coding sequences:
- the LOC133876784 gene encoding uncharacterized protein LOC133876784 — encoded protein: MADVLLGHTLVLLYTVSFADAGAEVGANEGEGKGEDIVESGNEERRLKVVNDPYWHALMSDDDDAWDGADEPEAGGSKRDDDYSPHFDDEGDTDEEDGGHGEGSHEKAADVGGLSGSATMLDDEEEDEVSSNLARSDILITPPKSDEEYEASSWPKCVTRVSQFQDVDMEDPHLDVGMSFESAAQFRKAVREYNLFRGKDVVFTKNDGDRVIGVCKSRPKGCPWRVYGSLVTALFDDVKRKWNVDVTPRQLYRARVKAKEQVEGKHKEQYKRLWDYCATVRQMNRGSTLLMKVERPTLDVPPTFQRLYMSLAACKEGFKRACRPVIGVDGCFLKGHFGGQLLVAVGRDPNDNIYPIALAVVEAETKDSWSWFLETLVGDLGPNGCTGWTFISDRQKGLIPSFEEVLPSAPHRICIRHLYANFRGDGHKGLVLKDKLWKAAAAYNFYGYQREMEALRKLSPAAHAYLEKIDPRTWARAFFDTTPKCDLIMNNLCECFNSYIIHARDKPIITMLEMIRKKLMMRYQKKRQGIREYVGEWCPKILAKLDQCGKDAAECTSTYAGDGIYEVLCSYGTFVVSLTDRVCGCRQWDMTGIPCPHAISAILYHSAKPEQYLHPYYSVENYKMAYDPMIYPVPSEDQWVRTGQDEVHPPVIRATPGRPKKLRRRGPDEPRNPHCMRKGGVSMRCSKCRTVGHNARTCPRRKRKSTPSTATELNLDDIPSHPIADDSQPTESSTAAQPVSQPKKRVPPTTVDPTSTKRSKTMAPSMHTRASQRANSTAAKSVAARPIRRSGRLMAAFKEPDPNKEIPTIDLTCDDSQPAVCTREPARALGVVIREPVRKPARVVVPTVEKGIRRMEAKNKGKKPIWQP